The segment TTCTTCGGATCCCAGCGGTGATGCCGGTCGCGGAACGAGTACACCCGCTCTTTGGCTCGGGACTTCTCCTCATCGCGGCGGGCGCCGCCGAAGGCGGCATCGAAACGGTAGTGATTGAGCGCCTGCTTGAGCGCTTCGGTTTTCATGATGTCGGTGTGACGGGCGCTGCCATGAGTGAAGGGATTGATGCCGGCGGCCACCCCCTCCGAATTGACATGGACACGCAGGTCGAGCCCGTGCTTTTCCGCGGTACGGTCGCGAAAAGCGATCATTTCACGGAATTTCCACGTGGTATCGACATGCAAGAGGGGAAAGGGAAGCTTCCCCGGAAAAAACGCCTTCATCGCCAGATGCAGCATGACCGCCGAATCTTTCCCGATGGAGTACAGCATCACCGGATGATCGAACTCGGCCGCCACCTCGCGGATGATATGAATGGATTCTGCCTCGAGCGCCCTCAGATGGGTCAGCCGATCGCGGTCTGGAGTCATTGTCGTGCCCGTCCTGTCTGGCTTGCGGATCGGTGCGTCCACAAGTGCGTCCAAGCACTTTAACCAAGCAACAAACTACAGGCAAAACCGTTTCGATATATCAATATTCAATATCGAATGAGCCAACTCGTCTATCGCGGGAATAAGCACCTCCAAGAATCGAAGGCACTCAGGACGACGGCTTGTCGGCGGGATCCGATTGCAGCGCCAGCCAGAAACGGAACTGGCAATCGCTCTCGAAGCGCTTACGCATCGGAGACACGCCGTCCCCTTCCCCGGTCTCCAGCACGCGGCAAAGCAGCAAACAGGACAGGCAGGCGCCCTCTTGCGGCGCATCGTCCCGCTCGACGTCATACTGAATCGTGACACCGTCGGCGAAACGGCACAGCGTGCGCCGGGAAACAAAACATCCCGCATCGTCGCAGCCGGTCTCCTCGGCGCACTCGCGCGACAGCAGTGTCGCCCGGCTGGGCATGCCGTGAATGGCTCGAATGTAAACCGCCAGCGGCGTCATGAACAACTCATCGAATGAAATTCGCGGGCAAGCCACCGGCCGCCAGAAAGGCAAAAG is part of the Paludibacterium paludis genome and harbors:
- the cysD gene encoding sulfate adenylyltransferase subunit CysD translates to MTPDRDRLTHLRALEAESIHIIREVAAEFDHPVMLYSIGKDSAVMLHLAMKAFFPGKLPFPLLHVDTTWKFREMIAFRDRTAEKHGLDLRVHVNSEGVAAGINPFTHGSARHTDIMKTEALKQALNHYRFDAAFGGARRDEEKSRAKERVYSFRDRHHRWDPKNQRPELWNLYNSRVAPGESIRVFPLSNWTELDIWQYIYLENIDIVPLYFAAPRPVVERDGMLIMVDDERLPLKPGEEPQTRWVRFRTLGCYPLTGAVESKAATLPDIIREMLLTRTSERQGRLIDHDQSGSMEKKKIEGYF